Proteins encoded in a region of the Panicum hallii strain FIL2 chromosome 3, PHallii_v3.1, whole genome shotgun sequence genome:
- the LOC112884124 gene encoding probable ribose-5-phosphate isomerase 2, which yields MGSAATSPPPSMKLAQEDLKRVAAHMGGAAASPPPSVKLTQEDLKRVAAHRAVEFVEPGMALGLGTGSTAAHALDRLGDLLRAGALPGVAGVPTSLKTELHATRVGIPLLPLGGDGGPSRIHLSIDGADEVDPDLNLVKGRGGSLLREKMIEGAGEKFVVIVDESKLVPRLGCTGAVPVEVIPFGAPHTLGLIRKVFDGLPGFHARLRMVRKDAEEDTPFVTDNGNYIVEMFFEDGIRGDLHNISDQLLRITGVVEHGMFLSMATTVIVANKDGTITVMDKKN from the coding sequence ATGGgcagcgccgccacctcgccgccaccgtCCATGAAGCTGGCGCAGGAGGACTTGAAGCGCGTGGCGGCGCACatgggcggcgccgccgcctcgccgccgccgtccgtgaAGCTGACGCAGGAGGACTTGAAGCGCGTGGCGGCGCACCGCGCGGTGGAGTTCGTGGAGCCCGGCATGGCGCTGGGGCTCGGCACGGGTTCCACGGCGGCGCACGCGCTGGACCGCCTGGGCGACCTCCTCCGCGCGGGCGCGCTCCCGGGCGTGGCGGGCGTGCCCACCTCCCTCAAGACGGAGCTCCACGCGACCCGCGTCGGGATCCCGCTCCTTCCGCtcgggggcgacggcgggcccTCCAGGATCCACCTCTCCATCGACGGCGCCGACGAGGTGGACCCGGACCTCAACCTAGTCAAGGGCCGCGGCGGCTCGTTGCTCCGGGAGAAGATGATCGAGGGGGCTGGTGAGAAATTCGTTGTCATCGTCGACGAGTCCAAGCTGGTGCCCCGCCTCGGGTGTACGGGCGCGGTGCCCGTCGAGGTCATCCCCTTCGGCGCGCCCCACACGCTGGGCCTCATCCGCAAGGTGTTCGATGGATTGCCTGGCTTCCACGCCAGGCTCAGGATGGTCAGGAAAGATGCCGAAGAGGACACACCGTTCGTGACTGACAACGGCAACTACATCGTGGAGATGTTCTTTGAGGATGGCATCCGTGGCGACCTCCACAACATCAGCGaccaactcctccggatcactGGCGTTGTTGAGCATGGCATGTTCCTCAGCATGGCCACCACTGTCATCGTCGCCAACAAGGATGGCACCATCACTGTGATGGACAAAAAGAATTAA